From a region of the Tachypleus tridentatus isolate NWPU-2018 chromosome 1, ASM421037v1, whole genome shotgun sequence genome:
- the LOC143250465 gene encoding PRKC apoptosis WT1 regulator protein-like, with the protein MASSSLSQEDADHEFEISSRRSRIRTARANARNVPTSSRSAVPDGGVTGDAEVTVQTGAVYTSGIGCTEGSGIVSGVGDQDVSPKPTSRAKDKRCPRPNHVNKGKAQRERRKLREKRRSTGVVHLPSTESTGGSTGEDEGELQVMSAETKRNTALNESYILKDQPGEVVKESLPEPFRSRNNKSPSDLDADDEDNQDYDSTVNQSDSTVSLIQDDANRGAQRRSSSINGRPETPCSENAEELLERAREENHRLLELVKEKDDKILYLEQKVSSLSRELATAHSEKNRLEEEHHSLLAGLASLKMK; encoded by the exons ATGGCATCAAGTTCCCTAAGTCAGGAAGATGCTGACCATGAATTTGAAATATCATCTCGTCGATCCCGTATACGTACTGCAAGGGCTAATGCAAGAAATGTTCCCACCTCTAGTCGCAGTGCTGTTCCTGATGGAGGAGTTACTGGTGATGCAGAAGTCACTGTTCAAACAGGAGCAGTTTATACATCTGGTATTGGTTGTACTGAAGGCTCTGGAATAGTGAGTGGAGTAGGAGATCAAGATGTTTCTCCTAAACCAACTTCAAGAGCTAAAGACAAGAGATGTCCACGTCCAAATCACGTAAATAAAGGAAAAGCTCAACGTGAAAGAAGAAAACTCAGAGAAAAAAGAAGAAGTACAGGAGTGGTGCATCTCCCATCAACGGAG AGTACAGGCGGAAGTACAGGAGAAGATGAAGGTGAGCTTCAGGTGATGTCAGCTGAGACTAAACGAAACACGGCTCTCAATGAATCGTACATTTTAAAGGACCAACCTGGAGAAGTTGTG AAAGAAAGTCTTCCTGAACCATTCAGGTCCCGAAATAACAAAAG CCCATCAGATCTTGATGCTGATGATGAAGATAACCAAGACTACGATAGCACTGTCAATCAGTCAGACTCCACAGTAAGTTTGATTCAGGATGATGCTAATCGAGGTGCTCAGAGGAGGTCATCTAGTATCAATGGCCGACCAGAGACACCCTGTAGTGAAAATGCTGAAGAG TTATTGGAGCGAGCAAGAGAAGAAAATCATAGACTTCTTGAGTTGGTCAAAGAAAAGGAtgataaaattctttatttgGAGCAAAAAGTCAGCTCACTGAGTCgt GAACTTGCAACTGCTCATTCTGAAAAAAACAGACTTGAGGAAGAGCATCACTCCCTACTCGCTGGATTGGCTAGTCTAAAGATGAAGTGA